TCCAGGATGGCCACCTTCGCGGCCTGCGCCGCGGGGTAGGCCCCGGCCGCCACGCCCAGCGCGGCGGAGCCCGCCAGCGCGCCCAGGACCAGGCCCGGATCGAAGACGAAGGGGAAGATGCCCGCCACGGCCAGGGAGACGGTCAGCATGAGCGAGGCGGCCACGCCGAAGAGGCCGCCCGCGCCGCTCATGAGCGCGGCCTCGGTCAGGAACTGGCGCACGATGTCGCGCCGCTTGGCCCCCAGGGCGCGGCGCACGCCGATCTCGAGCCGCCGGGCGCGGACCAGCAGGACCATGATCGAGAGGATGCCGAGCCCGCCCACGGCGAAGGAGACCGAGGAGGAGATGACGCCCAGGGTGAAGACGAGGTCCAGGGCCTGCTTCTGCAGCTTGATGCTCTCCTTGGCCGTGATCAGGGAGAAGTCGTCCTTCTCCACCGGGCCTATGGCGTGGCGCGCGCGCAGGAGGCGCGCGGCGGACTCCTTCAGGTTCTCGCCCTCCGTGCCGGGCGCGAGCTGCATGTACACGCCGCTGATCCAGTCCTGGTTGGCCGCGCGGCGCAGATAGGTGTTCAGGGGCATGAGCACGGACTCGTCCTGGTCGTCGCCCGCCAGGTCGCGGCCCTTCTCCTCCATCACCCCCAGCACGCGGTAGGAGCCGGTGGCGATGATCACCTCGCGGCCCACGGCCTTAGCGGGACGGCCGAAGAGGCGCTGGGCGATCTTTCGGCCGAGCACCACGACCTTGGCGCGCGCCTCGTTCTCCGCCTCGCTGAAGAAGCGGCCGAGCGCGGGGCGGAAGCTGCGCACCTCCATGAACGCGGGCCAGGTGGCCACGAGGCGGCAGGGCACGGTGTGCGCGCCCGCGCGGATGGGCAGCTGCGTGCTGGCGAAGGGCGCCCAGGCCGCGACGTTGGGCAGGGACCCGGCCAGGGCCTCGGCGTCGGCCAGGGTGAAGGTCTTGGCCGCGGCACCCTGGCGCAGGGTGCCGGAGCGGGAGAAGTGGACCTGCCCGGCCTGGGCGATGAAGAGGTTGGGGCCGAACTTCTCCACCTCCATCTCGGCCTTGCGCACCATGGCCATGGAGGTGTGCTGCACCCCGGTGAGCGCCAGGGCGCCCAGGAACACGCCGAGCATGGCCAGGACGGCGCGCAGCCGATGGGCGCGCAGGGAGGAGAGGGCGACGCGCAGGGACAGAGGCATGGGGCCGTTCTACCGCGCCCCAGGGGCAAGGGAAAGAGGCAAGGGAAAGGAGCGAGAGGACGAGGTAAGGGAAAGAGGCGAGGGGAAGGGGTGAGGGTGGCGGAAAGGACGCGCCTAGCCACAGCTCTTTTCCGGACCAGAGAGGGGCTGCGCGCCCCTCTCTGGACTCTCCCGCGCGAGGCTCTGCCTCGACCCCCCGCGCTCATGGCGCGCCGGGCGGTCGTGCGAAAAGAAGCCTGGGCGTGGGCGGCAGAAGGGGAATACCGGCAGGGAGGCCGCCCCGCCTTCCCGCCGGTCGGCGTCCTTGCCTTGACGCCCTTCGCAGGACCGGGATAGGGAACCCGTCCAAGCCCGGGTGGTGGAATTGGTAGACACAAGGGACTTAAAATCCCTAGCTCGGCAACGGGCGTGCGGGTTCGAGTCCCGCCCCGGGTACCAAATTCCCACAGCAAGAAAGAACGCGTATTTATCTTATAAAGGCATTTAACAGCTGTGATTACAAGGCTAATGTACATTTCGGAATGCGTGCTCTCTCTCTGAGAGCCTCAGAGAATGAATTTGGTTCTCCATTCTCCAAGAATATGAACGGCTGCTCTTAGTCTGTGGAGGGTGATTAAATTGGTAAAGTGTTTCTTATTTCGCGTATAACGCCGATGACTTTCAGAATTACACGATGTTCATCAAGCACCTCACCACTACGATCGTAAATGGTGCGCTCGAAAATTTTTACTTTCAGGGCATCTCCAGGGCGAATATCAATTTCTCCTGCTCGAAATCTAGCTAGCCAGCCATCATCTTCAATTTTAGCGTCAAAACGTCTCTTTTCGTATTTAAATTCCCAGCTCGCATTGCCTAAAAAATCCGGCCTCCGGACCATCAATATGCGTGTGCTAGTATTCTCAATGGTTTCTGAAGCAAGGATGAGATCAATTTGTTCTTGAGTTACAGAGAGATCACTGCCAACAGTTGCTGCGCCAAAATCCGATACAAGAGAAACGCTTTCGCCTTCTTGCAATATCGAAGTGGCATCGCTAACAACTTTCGCGCTATAAGCGATATCACGTGCTGAAATTGGTCTATATGCAGGCATGTGGAGAACATTTGTATCTTGTGCCAGCTTATTAATGTCTGACGCGATCTGTTCTACCATCTCACGCGTTTCAAGTTTTTTTGCAGCGCCAAGTTTTTCAAGTATAATATATTTTCCTTTTACAAGATATTTACCGACAGCTGGTCTCCAATCAATTTTTTTTAAAGCATCATCATCAATTGCTTCAAAAAATTCTTTGAGCCAAACTTTTATTGATCCATTTTCGACTTTTTCAAGAAGTAATACTGGACGAAGTTTTGCATCTATAGATTGAGCAAGCATCCAATCTACTTGTTGTAAAGCCTCAATATATGACGCAGCAAATTTGAAAATACGTTCAGGGTTCGGTGTGTTCGGCCGAAAATCAATTTCGATACAGAAGTCTGGCTTCTGTCCATTGTTAAGATCAGACATGGTAAGCATGCCTCAAATTTAAATGTTATTTAAAAAATCGGCAAGGTATGGCTGATCACTAAATAAAGTTCATGTCGAGTGTGGGCTATAAGGTATAACCCGTAATTATGTGCCCTGGTACTCACCCGGGTCACACTTGAACCATAAAAATATGCATCGTTACTCAGGAAGGTGGGCGGCAGAGAGGGGCCGTGGGCGCGCCGGGGCATGGCCTCGGCCGCGCAAAGCTGGTATGGCGGGTGGAAAGCCCCGCGCCAGGGCGCGGGGAGGAGGCGTGATGTCCTGTTCGCATGCCGGGTTGCATTCCGGCTCACACGGGATTGGGGCGCGTTCTGCGGCGGGTTCGCCCGCCAAGGGGCACATGGACGAGGAACGGCGGCGTTTCCTGCGCAAAGGGCTGGTCGGCGGCATGGCCGCGCTCGGGCTCGCGGTCCTGGGACCGGGCCGGGCGCTGGCCGCCGGGGACGAGGTCCGGGTCTCGGCCAACGAGGACCTGATGCGCGAGCACGGCGTGCTCATCCGCCTTTTCCTGGTCTACGACGAGGTGGCCGCAGATCTCCTGGCGGGCAAGAGCCCGCCCAAGGGCGTGCTGGCCGAGGGCGTGGAGGTCATGCGCCGCTTCGGGCAGGACTACCACGAGCGCATGGAGGAGGAGTTCGTCTTCGCGAGCTTCCCTTCCGGGCCCATGGCCACGCTCTCGGGCATCCTCTTCAGCCAGCACGAGGCCGGGCGTCGTGTGACCGCGCGGCTGGCGGAACTGGCCAAGGGCGGCATGCAGCTGGCCACCGACCACAACGAGACGGCCAAGCTCCTGCATGCCCTGCGGCGCATGTACTTCCCCCACCTGGCGCGCGAGGACACGGTCCTGTTCCCGGCCTTCCACGCGACCCTGTCGCCGGAGAAGTACGCGGAGTACGGCGAGCGCTTCGAGGAGCTGGAGACGAAGCAGCTCGGCGCCAAGGGCTTCGAGAAGACCCTGGCCACGGTCGCGGAGCTCGAGAAGAGCATGGGCATCGCGGACCTGGCGTCCTTCACGCCCAAGGTCTGAGCCTTCGCGGCGGGCCTTTGCCCGAGCCTTTGCCGGACGGTGCGCGCGCCGGGGGATTCCCGGCGTCGCCGAAACCCGCGGCATGCACGTGCGCGCGGCAGGGAGAAGCCATGGCCTTTGACAGGAACCCCACGACTCTCCCGGAAAGGCTGCTGGACGGCCGCAACGCGACGAGAGATGCGCCGCGCGACCGGGCCGCGGAGCGCGACGCCTTTGCCGCGCGCATGACCGGGATCCTCAACGCCTCGGCCCTGGGGCTGGCCATGGCCGTGGGCTACCGAAGCGGCCTGTTCGAGGCCATGGACCCGACCGTGGACGGGGCGGACCTCCCGCTCGGCGCCGCGGCCATTGCCGAACGCGCCGGGCTCTCCGCGCGCTACGTGCGCGAGTGGCTGGGCGCCATGGCCGCGGGTGGGGTGGTGCGGCTCGTCCCGGGTGAGGAGGGCGAGGACCTGTTCCTGCTGCCGCCCGGCCACGCGGACCTGCTGACCCTGCGCGCGGGCCCGGCCAACCTCGGCGTCTACGCCCAGGAGGTCCCGCTGCTCGCGCAGTGCGGCCTGGACCGCGTGGTCGAGGCCTTTGCCGACGGCCGGGGCATCGCCTACGAACACTACCTGCGCTTCGGGACCTTCATGGAGGGGCTGGCCGAGGCCAAGCAGCGCCGCCTGCTCCTCGAGACCTTCCTGCCCGCCGTGGAGGACGGGGCGCTTCTCGAGCGCCTGCGCCGGGGCATCCGCGTCTGCGACGTGGGCTGCGGCGAGGGGCTGGCCGTGCGGCTCATGGCCGCGGCCTTCCCCGCAAGCTCCTTCCCCGGCCTGGACATCCGCGCCGAGGCCGTGGCTGCGGCCAGGGACAAGGCGCGGCAGGAGGGACTCGCCAACGTCCGCTTCCTGGTGCGCGACGCCGCGGCCATGCCGGATGCGGACGACACCCGGCTTTCCGGCAGCGCCATGGATGCTGAATCGTCATACGAAAAAGATTTCGTTTCAGGCTTCGACTACATCACCTCCTTCGACGCCATCCACGACCAGACACGGCCCGCCGAGGCGCTCTCCGCCATCCGGGCCATGCTCGCGCCGGGCGGGGCCTTCTCCATGGTGGACATCGCGGCCCACACCCGGCTCGCGGACAACCTGGACCATCCCCTGGCTCCGTTCCTGTACACCGTGAGCCTCATGCACTGCCTGCCCGTGGGGCTGGTGGACGGTGGCGCGGGGCTGGGCATGATGTGGGGCCGCGAACTGGCCGAGCGGATGCTGCGCGAGGCGGGGTTTCTCCGCGTCGAGGTCGCGCCCGTGCCCTGCGACGTCTTCAACCTGCACTTCTACTGCCGCGCGGACTGAGCGGGCAGGCCCGGGCGCCGCCGCACGCAAGAGGCCCCGGCCTTTCCTGGAATGCCAGGAAAGGCCGGGGCCTCTCATGCGCGGACGGGCGGCGCGCGAGGCGGCTGCCCGGCCTAGTGGATCATCTTCGCGGACAGGTCTTCGTGTCCGTGGTCGTGGTCGCCGCACTCGTGGCTGTGGCAGACTTCCTTGCTGTCCGTGAGGTTCCCGGCCAGAAAGGCGGCCACGGCCTCGGCCACGGGGCCCGCGGCGCCGCGCACGACCTGGATGCCGTGGCTGCGCAGCTTGGCGGCCGCGCCGTCGCCCATGTTGCCGCCGATCAGCACCTTGACCTGCATGTCGCGCAGCGTGCCCACCAGGTTGGACTTGCAGCCGCACTGCGGGGGCGGCGTGAAGGTCTCCTCGCCCACAACGGCCTTGTCGTCGTTCACCGTGAACACGGTGAAGTACTGGCAGTGGCCGAAGTGTTCATCAATCATACCATCTCGGGATGGAACGGCGATCTTGTACATGCGTGTCTCCTTGTACGGGCTGGAATGCGCACTATAAGACCTCGCGCGCATGCGTCAATAGCCGCGCGGCGGCCGTCTCGCAGCCGGTCGGCGCCGTTTCCGGACGCTTCCTGAACATCAGCAGTCCGTTGCCTGGGCGCGCGGCTGCAGTGGCGCTGCAGTCGCCGCCGTTTCCGGATGCGACCTTTTCAGTCGGAAACAGGCCGCGCGGATCCCGGCGGCAGCTATGAGCCGGACTTCGCCAGGGCCGCGTTCATGGCCGCGTAGTCGTAGGTGAAGCGCACGGGCGGGCGGCTTTCCCACGCGGTCTGGCTCGCGGCCGTGGCGGCCATGCGGACGGTCCCGCCGAGCCGCTCGGCTATCTCCCGGGCGCGCTTCTGCGCCAGGGCAGGGCCGGTCAGGTGCTCGCCCTCGCCCATGCTGGGCAGGTTCGCCACCTGGGCATAGGTCCGGTTCGAGGTGGAGGTGCAGCCGGAGTTGTAGATCGTGGCCACCACCTTTCCGGCCACCTCGACCGTGGCGTAGGTGTTGCTCGGGTGGTTGTCGGCCTGGGCGGGATCGGCCGGCACCTTGAACTGGTCCATCAAGACCTGGTGCAGGTTCGCCACCTCCTCGTCCGAGAGCTTGCGCACGGGGGCGAGGGACGAGCAGTCGCCCACGAGCACCGCCTGCGCGAGGCTGTCCCCGAAGCGCAGCAAGGTGGTCTCCGCCCTCTTGCCGCCGGAGACGGACATCTCTTGCCGGGCCGCCGCCCCAAGGGAATCTCCGGATTGGATCGTCGTCATCACCGTCCTCCTGGAAAATTTGTCCTGGCAGCCTTCCCGGATGCAACAAGCAGTCCACGGCAAAGGCCGCAGTGCCGCGCCGCACAGCTTCCGGCGGACCCCGCCCGCCGGAACCCGCGGTTCACCTGCCCTGCCGCGCCCCTTTTCATGGAGGCGAATCCGGGGTAAGGACGCCCTGCCCGTCCGTAACCGAACCGGAACAGGTTCGACGCGAATTCGTAAAATCCGCTGCGCCGGGTCGCCCTCGCGGCGATACAAGACACTGCCGGAGACCACCATGGGATTCAGCCTCTTCCCCAAGACCGTCAAGTTCTACGAGCTCTTCGACGCGCAGAACCGCAAGCTCGTCAAGGCCGCGGGAGTTCTCTTCGACATCTTCAACGAGTTCGAGGAAGTCGAGCAGAAGTGCATGCGCATCAACATCGTGGAGAGCGAGGGCAACAAGATCTGCCGCGACATCTCCACGCAGCTCGCCGGAACCTTCATCACGCCCATCGACCGCGAGGACATCCACGAGATCAACCTGACCCAGGAGCACCTGCTGAACCTGATGAAGGCCATCTCCACCCGGGTGGGCCTCTACGACGTGGAGCGCATCAAGTACCCGGCGCGAAAGCTCATGGGCAACCTCAGGCAGATGATCGAGGAGACCTCGGCCATGCTTGGGCGGCTCGCCACGCGCAAGGGCTTCGAGGTGCACCTGGAGAAGGTCAAGGCGCTCAAGTACGACAGCGAGACCATCCTGCTCGTGGCGCTCGGCGAGCTCTACGACGACAGCGAGAAGACCGCCGCCTCTCTGCTCGAGATCATCAAGTGGAGCCACCTCTACGACCGCATCGAGGAGGCCGTGAACGCCGCCGAGGCCCTGGCCGACATCCTGGAAGGAGTGATGGTCAAGAATGCATGATCCCATGCTGCTCTTCATGGCGGGCGTGGTGCTCATCGCGCTGATCTTCGACTTCACGAACGGCGCGCACGACAGCGCCAACGCCATCGCCACCATCGTCTCCACCAAGGTCCTCTCTCCGCGCACCGCGGTGATCATGGCGGCCGCGCTGAACCTCGCGGGCGCCTTCGTGGGCACCAAGGTGGCCTCGACCATCGGCAGCGGCATCGTCAACCCGCACATGGTCGAGGGCTCGCAGACGCTCGTGCTCACGGCGCTCTTCGGGGCCATCGTCTGGAACCTGCTGACCTGGTACCTCGGGCTGCCGTCCTCGTCCTCCCACGCGCTCATCGGCGGCCTCATCGGCGCGGCGGTGACGCACGGCGGCTGGGGCGTGCTCAACTACACCACCATCTTCGAGAAGATCATCCTGCCCCTGGTGCTCTCGCCCATCGCGGGCCTCCTCGCGGGCTACCTGATCATGCTCGGCCTGGCCTGGCTCGTGGTCCGGGCGCACCCGAAAACGGTCAACGGCGCCTTCCGCAAGCTGCAGATCGTCTCCTCGGCCTTCATGGCCACGAGCCACGGCATGAACGACGCCCAGAAGACCATGGGCATCATCACCCTGGCGCTGTTCACCTTCCACGAGATCCCGAGCATGGTCGTCCCGGCCTGGGTCAAGCTGGCCTGCGCCACGGCCATGGGCCTGGGCACGGCCATGGGCGGCTGGAAGATCGTCAAGACCATGGGCCACAAGATCTTCAAGCTCGAGCCCATCCACGGCTTCGCGGCCGAGACCTCGGCCTCCCTGGTCATCACCGCGGCCTCCATGTTCGGCGCGCCCATCTCCACCACCCACACCATCTCCGCCTCGGTCATCGGCGTGGGCGCGTCCAAGCGCCTCTCGGCCGTGCGCTGGGGCGTGGCCAAGAGCATGGTCGTGGCCTGGGTGCTGACCATTCCCGCCGCGGCCCTGGTGGCCGCAACCTGCTTCTGGATCCTCGAGCTGCTGGGGCTGGCCGTCTAGCCGTTCAGCCCGGTCGTCTCGACGGACAGGGCAAGGCGGACGGCCGCGCGAAAGCCCGCCGCGGCGCAACGCGCCTTGCGGCGCGCGGAAATGCGCGCGGCCGGACTGCGGGGGAGAGTGGGAAAGGAGCGCCTGCGCCTAGCGGGCGATCATGGCCCTGAGCACGTCGGCGCAGCCTTCTGCGCTATGGCTCATGCCCTGCAGGCAGTCCACGAAGTGGATGATCTGGTAGATGTCCTTGAAGTCCAGTTCCGAGGAATAGACGTCGCTGACCAGGCGGAAGCGCGCCTTGACGACCCGCATGTGCTGCTCGCGCACGTTGTGGATGTCGTCCTTGAGCTGCTTGCGGTCGGCGCCTCCATTGGGGCCGCGCCCGAGCACCAGGGCCACGGTCCCCTTGAGCGCGGGCAGGAGCATGGCCACGCTGCGCGTGACCTCGGGCAGGAAGGCGCGCAGGTCCTCGCGCACCTTCTCCGGCAGCTCCACGTGGCGCAGGGCCAGCCAGTGCAGGGCCTCCTGGGCCTGGTCCATGATGTCGTCCTGGCCGCGCGAGTAGTTGAGGAAGAGCGTCTTGTCCACGGCCATGAACAGGCCGCGCGGCAGATGGTTGCGCACCTTGCGCTTGATCTTGTCCGCCTCCCCCTCCAGGCTGTCCATCTCCGCCGCCAGGGCCATGAAGCCCTTGCTCGTGCCGCCGTGCAGGTAGCCCTTGAGGGCGCGCTCGATGACCGAGAGCCCCTTGGCCACGGGCTCGTAGTGCTCGAGCAGGCCCTGCAGCGGGGCGGGGGAGGGAATGCCGAGAAAGGGAATTCGTATCTGCATGGTGCGGCCGTCCGGTTGCGTTGAGGGTTGCTTCACTTAGCCGCAAACGGCCCGCTGTTCAAGGGCGTCCGGGCAGGCGCGGCAGGCGGGCTGCCGCAGGGTCAGGCGTCCTTGGGGGACTGTTCCGCGGCCTGTTCCGGGGCGGACTCGGAGGCCGGGGCGGCCGCGGCATCGGCCGCGGGCGCGGCGGGCTTGGCGCCGTCGGGCTCGGGATCGGCGAAGCAGACCTCGATCACGAGGTTGCCGTGGTCCGTGGTGAAGGGGATGGCCAGGATGGGGGCCTTGGCCACGTGCTGGATCTTGTGCCCCATGCCCACGACCACCGAGGGCGTGGAGGCCGAAAAGCTCATGCCCTGCTCGGAGAGCTTGGCGCGGGCCTGGCCCGCGATCATGTTCGTCAGTTCGCCCACGGCGTCGGCGATGTCCGCGTTGATGTCGGTGTAGCTCTCCATGAGCATGTTGTTGACGATGGCCAGGATGGCGCCCTTGGACAGCGTCACGGAGATGGTCCCGGTGGTGTAGCCGGTCACGCCGATGAGCCCGGTGACGTCGCCCACGGCCAGGCCCTTGGTGTTGATGTAGGGCTTGCCCGGCAGGGCCACGACCTGGGCCATGGTGGCCAGCACGTTGAGCACGGCGGACAGGAACGGATTGATGAAGTTGACGTCGTAGCGCATGGTCGGCAGCCCCTTCGGGCCTGCTAGAGAAGGGCCTTGGTCAGCTCCTCGATGGCCTCGTCGTGCGCGGCCATGAGCCGGGAGATGTCCTGTGCGGGGATTCCGGCCAGCTTGGTCGCCTCGGGCGCCATGGCCGGCAGCATGTACATGCCTCCGGAGCTGATCTCGGCGGCGTTGGCCAAAAGGTCGGCGATCTGGACCACGGCCGCCTCCACGGGCTCGGGCGCGCGGTGCGGGTCGTGGTGGTGGGCCACGGTGGCCACCAGCGCCTCGGGGAAGCTCCAGTCGGCCAGCAGGCGTCCCCCCACTTCGGCGTGGTTGAAACCGAATATCTCCCGCTCCGCCACCACCTGGGGCAGCAGGTTGCTGCGCGCGAAGATGAGCGCCTGCACCGAGGCGTAGGGCATGTCCTTGAAGAGCACGAGGCGGCCCGCGTCGTGCAGCAGGCCGGCGATGAAGAGGCGCTCGGAGGGCAGCTTGCGGTAGGCCGCGAGGAGCTTGCTGAACACGCCGCAGGACAGGGAATGGCGCCAGAAGGAGCGCATGTCCACGAGCTCGGGCGGAATGTCCTTGAAGAAGTTGATGGTCGTGATGCCGAGCGCCAGGGTGCTGAGCTCGCGCGCGCCGACCAGGGAGACGGCCCGCTCGATGGAGTCCACGCGCGAGGAGAGCCCGAAGAAGGGGCTGTTGACCAGCTTCAGGAGCTTGCCGGCCAGGGCCACGTCCGAGCTCACGACCTGGGAGATCTCCTTGGCGGAACTCGCCGGGTTGTCGATGACCTGCTTGAGCTTGAAGTAGATGTCCGGGAAGGAGGCCAGCTTGGTCTCGTGCAGGACCAGGCTCTCGATGCTCAGGTCGTTGCTGAAGAAGACGTCGCTCAGGTGCTCCACGCTGCGCGCCGCGATCTCGTCGCTGCAGCGCAGCTCGAAGCCGAGCTGGCGCGCCTTGGCCACGCGCTCTGCCGAGACGCGGAAAAGTTCGTTCAGGAAGGGGTCGTCGGCGTCGACGTAGTAGAAGAAGCGGCGCGCGTAGTCCACGCAGGAGCGCCTGGTCCAGTCCTTCTCGTCGGCGATGCTCTCGCGCCGCACCGGGGCCGAGGCCTCGCGCAGCCCCGCGAGCCGCGAGATGTCGTTCTCGGCCAGCACGTGCCCCCGCGGCATGAGGACGCTGCCGTCCACGCCCTTGATGTCCAGGGCGAGCTCCATGCCCGGCTCCAGGTATTCCACGCAGACCTTGATCGTGCTCATTGTTCCGGCCCCCATCCCGTCGCTGCCATGCTCTTCATCCTTCGCGCTGGTAGATGATTCCGCCGGGGTGATGCTTCGGCGTGAAGACGCGCGAGACGCCGTGGATGGTCTCGGAGTGGCCAAGGACGAGGTGACCTCCGGGCAGGAGGTTGTCGTAGAAGCCTGCCAAAACCTTGCGCTTCATCTCCTGGTCGAAATAGATGATCACGTTGCGGCAGAAGACCACGTGCGAGCGGGGCAGCGCCTTGACCGCAGCGCTGTCGTTGAGGTTCAGGGTGGCGAAGCGGACCAGCTTCTTGACCTTGGGGTGAACCTCGTAGCCCTCGGGCTTCTTGATGAAATACTTCTCGATGATGTCCGGCGGCGTGGTCTTGAAGGAGTACTCGCCGTACACGCCCGCCTTGGCCTTGGCGACCATGGCCGGGGAGAGGTCGTGGGCCATGATGTCGATGCGCCAGCCGATGATCTTCACGCGCAACAGCTCGTGCAGCATGATCGCCAGGGTGTAGGGCTCCTCGCCGGAGGAACAGCCCGCGGACCAGATGCGCAGCTCCTTGCGGCCGGAGGCCTCGGCCTGGGCGATGAGCGTGGCCAGGACCTGCTCCCGCACCACGTCGAGCTGGCGCGTGTCGCGGAAGAGGCTCGTCTCGTTGGTGGTGATGAGCTCGAAGAGGCGATCGACCTCGGCCTGCTTGTCGCGCGAGAAGCGCAGGTGCTGCAGGTACTCGCCGAAGTTCTTGAGGCTCAGTTCCTTGAGGCGCGGACCGAGCCGGTTCTCCACCAGGTACTGCCGCTGTTCTGGGATGTCGATGCCGGTGAGGCCGTAGATGAACTCCCGGAGCCCCTTGAACTCCTCGGGGGAGATCTTGGGGGTGGTGCGGAGGGTGAGGCTGCCGGTGAGCAGGGTCATGTGATCTCTTCTTCTTGCCTGTCAGGGCGGCGGATACCGGGTCGCCAAGCGCGCGGATGCCGGGCGGACGGCCCCGGCAGCCGAAGCATGCTCGCCGCCTTTGACCACATGATACTTCAGCCCGGCGCAGTCTTCAAGTCACCAGAGGATTATACTTTGCTCGGGGGCCGCCCGCGGTCGCTCTCCGGTCCGGAAACCGCTGCCAGCCGTCCCGCGACGGCCGCGCCGTGCTCTTTTCCGCGCCCCGGGCTGGTCAAGACGGGGGGGGAAAGTGTATGCCGTGGTATCGGCCTGCCCAGGGGCGAGGCGGGCCGTACCCGTACAGGCCCCGTGCCGGGCGGAGGCGGCCGCCCGGCACGCATTTCCCAGGTCTCCGTTCCCCGATTGCCCGAGGGGAGGCGGAAGGAGGACGACATGGCTGAGCGTGTTAAGGTCGGCGGATTGGCGGTTGCGAAGGAACTCCACGATTTCTTCGAGGAGGCGCTCCCCGGCACCGGACTGACCACCGAGGGCTTCTTCGGGGCCCTGGAACGGGTCGTTGACGATTTCGAGCTGCGCAATCGGCAGCTGCTCGCGCGGCGTGACGAGCTGCAGGCGGCCATCGACGGCTGGCACCGCGAGCACGCGGGCAAGCCGCACGACGCCGGGGCCTACGAGGCCTTCCTGCGCGAAATCGGCTATCTGCTGCCCGAAGGGCCTGATTTTTCCATCACCACCGAGGGCGTGGACCCCGAGATCGCGACCATCGCCGGTCCGCAGCTCGTGGTGCCCGTGACCAACGCCCGCTACGCCCTGAACGCGGCCAACGCGCGCTGGGGCAGCCTCTACGACGCGCTCTACGGCACGGACGTGA
This genomic window from Desulfovibrio sp. X2 contains:
- a CDS encoding ABC transporter permease encodes the protein MPLSLRVALSSLRAHRLRAVLAMLGVFLGALALTGVQHTSMAMVRKAEMEVEKFGPNLFIAQAGQVHFSRSGTLRQGAAAKTFTLADAEALAGSLPNVAAWAPFASTQLPIRAGAHTVPCRLVATWPAFMEVRSFRPALGRFFSEAENEARAKVVVLGRKIAQRLFGRPAKAVGREVIIATGSYRVLGVMEEKGRDLAGDDQDESVLMPLNTYLRRAANQDWISGVYMQLAPGTEGENLKESAARLLRARHAIGPVEKDDFSLITAKESIKLQKQALDLVFTLGVISSSVSFAVGGLGILSIMVLLVRARRLEIGVRRALGAKRRDIVRQFLTEAALMSGAGGLFGVAASLMLTVSLAVAGIFPFVFDPGLVLGALAGSAALGVAAGAYPAAQAAKVAILDVLREN
- a CDS encoding hemerythrin domain-containing protein, whose product is MDEERRRFLRKGLVGGMAALGLAVLGPGRALAAGDEVRVSANEDLMREHGVLIRLFLVYDEVAADLLAGKSPPKGVLAEGVEVMRRFGQDYHERMEEEFVFASFPSGPMATLSGILFSQHEAGRRVTARLAELAKGGMQLATDHNETAKLLHALRRMYFPHLAREDTVLFPAFHATLSPEKYAEYGERFEELETKQLGAKGFEKTLATVAELEKSMGIADLASFTPKV
- a CDS encoding methyltransferase domain-containing protein, with amino-acid sequence MAFDRNPTTLPERLLDGRNATRDAPRDRAAERDAFAARMTGILNASALGLAMAVGYRSGLFEAMDPTVDGADLPLGAAAIAERAGLSARYVREWLGAMAAGGVVRLVPGEEGEDLFLLPPGHADLLTLRAGPANLGVYAQEVPLLAQCGLDRVVEAFADGRGIAYEHYLRFGTFMEGLAEAKQRRLLLETFLPAVEDGALLERLRRGIRVCDVGCGEGLAVRLMAAAFPASSFPGLDIRAEAVAAARDKARQEGLANVRFLVRDAAAMPDADDTRLSGSAMDAESSYEKDFVSGFDYITSFDAIHDQTRPAEALSAIRAMLAPGGAFSMVDIAAHTRLADNLDHPLAPFLYTVSLMHCLPVGLVDGGAGLGMMWGRELAERMLREAGFLRVEVAPVPCDVFNLHFYCRAD
- a CDS encoding NifB/NifX family molybdenum-iron cluster-binding protein; amino-acid sequence: MYKIAVPSRDGMIDEHFGHCQYFTVFTVNDDKAVVGEETFTPPPQCGCKSNLVGTLRDMQVKVLIGGNMGDGAAAKLRSHGIQVVRGAAGPVAEAVAAFLAGNLTDSKEVCHSHECGDHDHGHEDLSAKMIH
- a CDS encoding DUF47 domain-containing protein → MGFSLFPKTVKFYELFDAQNRKLVKAAGVLFDIFNEFEEVEQKCMRINIVESEGNKICRDISTQLAGTFITPIDREDIHEINLTQEHLLNLMKAISTRVGLYDVERIKYPARKLMGNLRQMIEETSAMLGRLATRKGFEVHLEKVKALKYDSETILLVALGELYDDSEKTAASLLEIIKWSHLYDRIEEAVNAAEALADILEGVMVKNA
- a CDS encoding inorganic phosphate transporter; translated protein: MHDPMLLFMAGVVLIALIFDFTNGAHDSANAIATIVSTKVLSPRTAVIMAAALNLAGAFVGTKVASTIGSGIVNPHMVEGSQTLVLTALFGAIVWNLLTWYLGLPSSSSHALIGGLIGAAVTHGGWGVLNYTTIFEKIILPLVLSPIAGLLAGYLIMLGLAWLVVRAHPKTVNGAFRKLQIVSSAFMATSHGMNDAQKTMGIITLALFTFHEIPSMVVPAWVKLACATAMGLGTAMGGWKIVKTMGHKIFKLEPIHGFAAETSASLVITAASMFGAPISTTHTISASVIGVGASKRLSAVRWGVAKSMVVAWVLTIPAAALVAATCFWILELLGLAV
- a CDS encoding DUF47 domain-containing protein; translation: MQIRIPFLGIPSPAPLQGLLEHYEPVAKGLSVIERALKGYLHGGTSKGFMALAAEMDSLEGEADKIKRKVRNHLPRGLFMAVDKTLFLNYSRGQDDIMDQAQEALHWLALRHVELPEKVREDLRAFLPEVTRSVAMLLPALKGTVALVLGRGPNGGADRKQLKDDIHNVREQHMRVVKARFRLVSDVYSSELDFKDIYQIIHFVDCLQGMSHSAEGCADVLRAMIAR
- a CDS encoding chemotaxis protein CheX, which produces MRYDVNFINPFLSAVLNVLATMAQVVALPGKPYINTKGLAVGDVTGLIGVTGYTTGTISVTLSKGAILAIVNNMLMESYTDINADIADAVGELTNMIAGQARAKLSEQGMSFSASTPSVVVGMGHKIQHVAKAPILAIPFTTDHGNLVIEVCFADPEPDGAKPAAPAADAAAAPASESAPEQAAEQSPKDA
- a CDS encoding HDOD domain-containing protein, producing the protein MSTIKVCVEYLEPGMELALDIKGVDGSVLMPRGHVLAENDISRLAGLREASAPVRRESIADEKDWTRRSCVDYARRFFYYVDADDPFLNELFRVSAERVAKARQLGFELRCSDEIAARSVEHLSDVFFSNDLSIESLVLHETKLASFPDIYFKLKQVIDNPASSAKEISQVVSSDVALAGKLLKLVNSPFFGLSSRVDSIERAVSLVGARELSTLALGITTINFFKDIPPELVDMRSFWRHSLSCGVFSKLLAAYRKLPSERLFIAGLLHDAGRLVLFKDMPYASVQALIFARSNLLPQVVAEREIFGFNHAEVGGRLLADWSFPEALVATVAHHHDPHRAPEPVEAAVVQIADLLANAAEISSGGMYMLPAMAPEATKLAGIPAQDISRLMAAHDEAIEELTKALL